The Pleuronectes platessa chromosome 23, fPlePla1.1, whole genome shotgun sequence genome contains a region encoding:
- the LOC128430578 gene encoding zinc finger and SCAN domain-containing protein 2, with amino-acid sequence MRNADEKLSLTRKAQILGEFVTERLAAASREILAAVEGTVSGYEEEAAGFRLEVERQRRQLEALLQPRVKLQRAGVKRRRILSHADEEEADEEKLENLKNQTPSSPQTSEPQNHVHLRIRLLDDPQTDVLSKNVLKKCPMLKLKCPRGLEQSDFLDLLRRSFPQLATNDQPLDILTSDRGRKLRRLKLETVTPEELHRNISRVGRGTSTLFIRPKARTEPETSEEEIQPLRTREDGSRDSSPPATVLMCDDVGPQTSGRVQEADVVSGCSTLQQQDLPTADEDDDDDDDDDDEGQHAVCRSAAESERDADDDEDEDDGEDDDDEMEEEGEQVNDSDDDWKPVEGDEVLKDSDGETQTEKKHEIDSSAVKTETSDAALSCHVCGALHQSDASFVKHAWSHVDDPGSVCGVCGERSESDEALKHHLQSLHKTDDCHLCGESFLSKLGLDEHVAAHSGETPHRCDVCDAAFALKVSLENHQERHKEAKLHKCFTCHKVFKLKEQLKAHRRTHANKKTHLCGVCGKSLSNYRSLSRHKMTHSAERPHGCQVCGRSFKLIGTLRQHEKIHTDRERSYLCDVCCKMFLTSLQLENHMRTHTDDKPYNCGECGRRFSTKGSLTVHMRVHTGETPYRCPDCGWAFKRKTNLDNHLTVHSGVKAYVCGICGKGCARKTHLTVHMRTHNGERPYKCTLCDKAFTQSHCLKTHMKSHLVAESVT; translated from the exons ATGAGAAACGCAGACGAGAAGTTGAGTCTAACGCGTAAAGCTCAGATCCTCGGAGAGTTCGTGACCGAGCGACTCGCCGCCGCGTCCCGGGAGATCCTAGCGGCGGTGGAGGGCACCGTGTCCGGGTACGAGGAGGAGGCTGCGGGCTTCAGGCTGGAGGTGGAGCGGCAGAGGAGGCAGCTGGAGGCGCTGCTGCAGCCGCGGGTCAAGCTGCAAAGAGCCG GTGTGAAGCGTCGCAGGATCCTCAGCCACGCCGACGAAGAGGAGGCTGATGAAGAGAAACTGGAAAATCTGAAGAACCAAACTCCATCAAG TCCTCAGACCAGTGAACCCCAGAACCACGTGCACCTGAGGATCCGCCTCCTGGACGACCCGCAGACTGATGTTCTGTCAAAAAATG TTCTGAAGAAATGTCCGATGCTGAAGCTGAAGTGTCCTCGTGGTCTGGAGCAGTCGGACTTCCTGGACCTGCTGAGGCGCAGCTTCCCTCAGCTGGCGACCAACGACCAACCTCTCGACATCCTCACGTCCGACAGGGGACGTAAGTTACGACGTCTGAAGCTGGAGACGGTGACGCCGGAGGAGCTCCACAGAAACATCAGCCGTGTGGGACGAGGGACGTCAACGCTTTTCATCAGACCCAAG GCACGAACAGAACCTGAGACGAGCGAGGAAGAAATTCAACCACTACGGACGAGGGAGGATGGGTCGAGAGATTCTTCACCCCCCGCCACCGTGTTGATGTGTGATGACGTGGGACCACAAACAAG TGGTCGTGTGCAGGAGGCAGACGTTGTGTCCGGCTGCTCAACGTTACAACAGCAAGACCTTCCAACAGCGgacgaggatgatgatgatgatgatgatgatgatgatgaaggtcagCACGCTGTGTGCCGCTCTGCAGCTGAGAGTGAACGAGACGCTGATgacgacgaggacgaggacgacggcgaggacgatgatgatgaaatggaagaagagggagaacaGGTGAACGACAGCGATGACGACTGGAAACCAGTAGAGGGCGACGAGGTGCTGAAGGACAGTGATGGCGAAACGCAGACGGAAAAGAAACACGAGATCGATAGTTCTGCCGTCAAGACTGAAACCAGCGACGCCGCTCTCTCTTGTCACGTCTGTGGAGCTCTGCACCAATCAGACGCCTCCTTCGTGAAACACGCCTGGAGTCACGTGGACGATCCAGGAAGTGTGTGCGGCGTGTGTGGCGAGCGTTCAGAGAGCGACGAGGCGCTGAAGCATCATCTGCAAAGTCTCCACAAAACCGACGACTGTCACCTCTGTGGAGAATCTTTCCTGAGCAAGCTCGGCCTGGACGAGCACGTGGCGGCCCACTCGGGGGAGACGCCGCACAGGTGTGACGTGTGTGACGCTGCTTTTGCGTTGAAGGTGTCTCTGGAGAATCATCAGGAACGCCACAAGGAGGCGAAGCTTCACAAATGCTTCACATGTCACAAAGTGTTCAAACTGAAGGAGCAGCTGAAAGCTCACCGCCGCACTCACGCCAACAAGAAGACGCACCTCTGCGGCGTCTGCGGCAAATCCCTCAGCAACTACAGATCGTTGTCTCGCCACAAGATGACGCACTCCGCAGAGCGGCCTCACGGCTGTCAGGTCTGTGGCCGCAGCTTCAAACTCATCGGGACGCTGCGGCAGCATGAGAAGATCCACACGGACAGAGAGCGGTCGTACCTCTGCGACGTTTGCTGCAAGATGTTCCTGACGAGCCTGCAGCTGGAGAACCACATGAGGACGCACACCGACGACAAGCCGTACAACTGCGGCGAGTGCGGCAGGAGGTTCAGCACCAAGGGATCGCTCACCGTCCACATGCGGGTCCACACGGGCGAAACGCCGTACCGCTGCCCGGACTGCGGCTGGGCCTTCAAACGCAAGACCAACCTGGACAACCACCTGACGGTGCACTCGGGCGTCAAAGCGTACGTCTGCGGCATCTGTGGGAAAGGCTGCGCTCGCAAAACACACCTGACTGTTCACATGAGGACGCACAACGGGGAGCGACCCTACAAGTGCACACTCTGCGACAAAGCGTTCACTCAGAGCCActgtctgaaaacacacatgaagaGCCACCTAGTGGCCGAAAGTGTGACGTAG